Part of the Debaryomyces hansenii CBS767 chromosome C complete sequence genome is shown below.
GCCGAAAATTGGAATAAGCCACAATTAGTTAAATATGAAGCCAATCAAGTTGCATCTCATGATGTTGTTTTAGAAAACATCTGTTGTGGTTTATGTGGTAGTGATATCCACACCTTGAAGGGTGCCTGGAGTCCATTGCAAAGAAATGATCTCGTCGTTGGACACGAAATCATTGGTAAGGTTATTGCTGTCGGTAAGGACGTCAAGGACATCAAGGTTGGGGACAGATGCGGTATTGGGGCCTGCTCCAAGTCTTGTATGGACTGTGAAAGATGTAAAACAGACAACGAACAATATTGTAACAAGAAGGTTGGAACTTACAACTCCGAAGATTTCGATACTGGCTACATCTCCCAAGGTGGTTACTCTTCTCATTCTATCGCACACGAACAATATGTTTTCCCAATTCCAGAAGCATTGGAATCAGCCGTTGCTGCTCCATTGATGTGTGCTGGTTTGACCGTGTTTTCTCCATTGGTCAGAAACCTTGGTGAAGATGCAAAGGGTAAGACTGTTGGTATTATCGGTATTGGTGGTTTAGGACACTTGGCTATCCAATTCGCTAATGCTTTAGGTGCTAACGTTGTTGCCTTCTCCAGATCATCTTCTAAGAAGGACCAAGCCTTACAAATGGGTGCCCACGACTTTATTGCTACTGGTGAACAAAAGAACTGGAACACCAGCTATGCTAATAAGTTCGATTTCATCTTAAACTGTGCATCCGGTATTGACGGCTTAAACTTGAACGATTACTTGTCTGTTTTGAAAGTGGATGCTAAGTTTGTTTCTGTTGGTTTACCACCAGTTGCTGACACCTTCGAAGTTTCTCCTTTCAGTTTCATCGGTAATGCATGTAGTTTCGGTTCCTCTCTACTTGGTTCCAAGAAAGAAGCTTTATATATGTTGCAATTAGCAGCTGAAAAGAACATTAAGCCATGGATTGAAGAAGTTCCGATCACCGCTGAAAGCTGTGGTACTGCTTTAACCAGATGTGACGAAGGTGATGTTAGATATAGATTCGTCTTCACCGAATTCGACAAGGCTTTTAATTAGAAGATTTTATAGACTATCAATAgattgtatttattaatttgattGCATTTGACTGTATTTCGTAAAAACCTGTTCAAATTGTGCTCTCGATTAGACTTCACTAGTTATATAGGGCTTGCAGACATGCCACAGTTTAGCGAAAACACGTTAACTATTAAGGTGCTTGTTAGTCATAGTGGCTACATACAACTAGTAGGGTTTTTTTCATACCCTTTATATGTCAGGAACCTCAAGACGGCATATATCATCTATTGTAACCAAGCAGATAGAAGGGAGTTTATTGATGTTTATGGCAAATCCGATTccattgaatttatatCCATAGAATTGGTGCAAATTTGAACTTCTAAGCATTTAGTTCCAGCACACAAATATATGTTTAGATAATGCTTCCATAATGTGCTTctataaataatcaagTATCAACAACCATGTAAacatattcattaataattaataaaaagttTAAGCTTCTGTGTAAATGTAGGAAATATTTTACTGACCCTATAAACGAACTTTAGAACGGTGTGttgaattttaataaaataagaTAAATTTCATGTAAGGTAGAACCTGAAGTGATGCAAACCATGTATTCTACGACTGTTTAGCGAATCATTAATCTAAAGTTTGTCGctcaagaatttgatgTGAACAGTCTTTCTCAACTTTTCATGCCTATTCTTTCCAACGTGAATATGGCTAACAAGATGTCAATTCGATAACAGTATGTGAGTACTTAAACAACAATTAGGTTTGTTCTACAGAATTCAAGTTCTAATACACTCTAGCCATCGATTTAAGTTCAGCAATATTCGTAATTTGACGTTGTGATACACTATGCTCGGAGTAAAGCCTATGATTACGCGTACAAAAATCAATAGTATGCACGCAATATGCTCCTAATATTAAACGGTTTCTTCCTAATTTAGCTGCCGAAAAAAACCCGAATAAATAAGTGGTGAGTTTagcaaatttattaatagttAGACTAAAGAAACTTATACCAGAATATAATGATTGGAGTCCAAACTTCACCATTAAAGAACACGGACATTTTTAAGCCCTTAAAAGTTGGTGAACACGTTTTATCTAACAAAGTAGTCTATGCACCAACAACCAGATTGCGAGCATTAGAGGATTATACACCTTCAGATTTGACATTGGAATACTACAATAAAAGATCTAGGTACCCGGGATCGTTGTTAATTACTGAAGCGACACTTGTTTCTGAACAAGCGGGTTTATATGGTACCACCCCGGGAATTTGGAACGAAAAACAAGTCAAAGAATGGAAAAAGATTGCTGACAAAATTCATGAAAACGGGTCATTTGTCTCTAATCAGCTTTGGTTTCAAGGTAGAGTTGGTGATCCCCAATTGTTGAGAGATCATGGATTGGATTTGGTTGCGCCTTCGGCGATCTACCCAGACGACACTTCAAAGGAAAAAGCTGAAGCTGCAGGTAACCCAATTAGAGCCTTAacagaaaaagaaattcatgaaattatttatgataCGTATACCAATGCAGCTAAGAATGCTATTGCAGCTGGTTTCGACTATATTGAACTCCATGCAGCCCACGGATATTTGCTTGATCAATTCTTGCAGCCAGCTACCAATCAAAGAACCGATAAATACGGTGGTAGTATCGAAAACAGAGCCAGATTCGTTTTAGAATTAGTTGACCATTTAACTACTGTTGTTGGTGCAAATAAGTTAGCTATTAGAATTTCTCCATGGGCTAAATTTCAAGGTATGAAGGCTGAACAAGATTCAACTCATCCAATCATTACGTTTAGTTATTTATTGCACGAATTACAAAAGAGAGCAGATAACGGGAATGAGCTTGCATATGTTTCAGTTATCGAGCCAAGAGTAAACAACAATATTGACATTGATGTATCACAACAAGCAGGCgataatatttttgttggACAGATTTGGAAGGGTATCATCTTGAAGAGTGGTAATTATACTTATGATGCTCCTCATTTCAACACTTTGCTTAACGATATTAGTGATAATCGTACGTTGGTCGGTTTTTCCAGATATTATACATCCAATCCCGATTTAGTCAAGAGATTATATGAGGGTTGGGATTTGACGCCATATGATAGAGATACTTTCTACACTACTAACAATTGGGGTTATAATACTTGGaataattataatgaaAACGACGAAATCGATAAGAATTCCGAAGTTAATAGAAAAGCTAAAGCTATAGAAGAGGTTAAGGTTAAATAGATACAAATACACAGTATAGACTGGAGAATAGCTCGAATTGACTTATGAAATACTAATCTGGTTATCTGTAAACAGGCGAATAAATAAGTCGTACAAAGCAGCGGTTGTTCACAATTGTAGAGTTTCGGCTGCAAGGTAGTTGAATTCAGTTTGCATGATAGTTCTATTTTGACAGgtatttaatttcaattgtgTTTCAAGTTACTTTAGATACAGCAGGATAAACAGATATTGGATACATTTGTCATATAGGAAAGTCAATTCTCATAGAATCAAATTATACAATATAGCAAATCCTGGACTAATATGACAAGATTTGATATCAATAGCAATGCGATTATGCAAAATGAGATttcttttttattaataagCTGCAGCAAATTTTGACGAAATTTTGACGCAAGTATTCAACGTGAAGTCGTGATATGcatatatttcttttttttttcatttcaaATCAAAGGATTCTtactaatgaaatattttgaatatgtaTAAATAGGTATCCATTGGATACGAAATAGTAGCTTACTAGACTTTttaattattcaatataacGTAATACAATGAGCGGAGTCCAAATTGCAGCATTAAAAGATACAGACTTGTTCAAGCCTTTAAAAGTTGGTGAACACACATTATCTAACAAAGTGGTTTATCCACCAACTACCAGATTGAGAGCGTTAGATGACCACACACCTTcagatttggaattggaatattatGATAAAAGATCGAAGTACGCTGGATCATTGTTAATTACCGAAGCAACTTTTGTATCTGAACAAGCTGGTTTATATAGCAATGTACCAGGGATTTGGAACGAAAAACATGTCAAAGGATGGAAGGAAATAACCGATAGAATTCATGAAAACGGATCATTTATTTCTAGTCAGTTTTGGTTTTTAGGTAGAGTTGGTGATCCCCAATTGTTGAAGGATCGTGGGTTAGATTTTGTTGCTCCTTCAGCAATCTACCCAGACGACACTACAAAGGAAAAAGCTGAAGCTGCAGGTAACCCAATTAGAGCCTTAacagaaaaagaaattcatgatattatttatgataCGTATACCAATGCAGCTAAGAATGCTATTGCAGCTGGTTTCGACTATATTGAACTCCATGCAGCCCACGGATATTTGCTTGATCAATTCTTGCAGCCAGCTACCAATCAAAGAACCGATAAATATGGTGGTAGTATCGAAAACAGAGCCAGATTTGTTTTAGAGTTAGTTGACCATTTAATTACTGTTGTTGGTGCAAACAGGTTGGCTATTAGAATCTCGCCATGGGCTAAATTTCAAGGTATGAAGGCTGAACAAGATTCTACTCATGCTGTAACCACATTCAGTTATCTATTACACGAGTTACAAAAGAGAGCAGATAATGGAAATGAACTTGCATATGTATCGATTATTGAACCTCGTGTCCTGGGTATTATAGATGTCGAAAAGTCTCAACAAGTGGGTGATAATACCTTCGTTGGGCAAATTTGGAAGGGAATCATCTTGAAGAGTGGTAATTATACTTATGATGCTCCTCATTTTAAGACTTTATTGCATGATATCAGTGATAACCGTACTATGGTAGGTTTCGCTAGGTATTACACTTCCAATCCCGATTTAGTTAAGAGGTTATATGAGGGTTGGGATTTAACTCCATATGATAGGGACACTTTTTATGCCACTAACAATTGGGGTTACAACACCTGGAACAACTACGATGAGAAGGCTGAAATTACCAAAGATGCTGAAATTAGTAGATTAGCAAAAGCTATAGAGGAAATTAAAGCCAACTGAATACTTTgcataaatatatatattgtataacttaatatttttatcttcaaattttaaCGACATGAGAATATTGAATCAGTTCCTAATTTTCGCCATACATATTAAATGCATTCTTAACATGTAAGATACTTTTTGTTGATGAGCGACTAGTATCTCTTTTTTGCAACCTAACAGCATTTTAACTTTAACACTACATAATCCTACAAGTAAAACAATGCAAATATGAATAGATTGGAATCAGGTTTCCGTTGAATTAGATGTTTGGTTTACTCTGCAAAATTCTGTAACGAAGAAGAGTGCATTTTAACTTCCAATTCAAGTAATCTCTGTTGTCGGAATTGTGATTGATAGTCTCGGATAAAATAAACGCTTTTCTGATTAGTAATCTTGGATTGCTTTttgtaatatatatatatagtataCTGTTCTTATTTTGCAAGTGTCCTTCTGTTAAACAATTGGAATTTAgaatatagaaataattgtCATGACAGCTACTAAGATATCACCATTGAAAGAAACAGATTTATTTAAGCCGATAAAGGTCGGTCAACACACTTTAACTAATAAGGTAACGTTTGCTCCTACTACTAGGAACAGAGCTTTGAAAGATCATACCCCTTcagatttggaattggaaTACTATGATAAGAGATCTAAATTTCCTGGATCATTATTAATCACAGAGGCTACTTTTGTATCTGAACAAGGTGGATTGTATGCCAATGTTCCAGGAATTTGGAATGACAAGCACGTTAATGCATGGAAGAGGATTACTGATAAGGTCCATCAAAACGGTTCATTCATTTCGTGCCAATTTTGGTTTTTAGGTAGAGTTGCTGATCCTAAGTTATTAAAAGAACACGGTTTAGATTTGGTCTCCTCATCTGCTCTTTATCCTAATGATGACTTTAAGAAGAAAGCTGAGACAGCTGGAAACCCAGTTAGAGCTTTGACAGAGCAAGAAATCCACGATCTTATTTATGATAGCTATACCAAGGCAGCCAAGAATGCTATGGCTGCAGGGTTTGACTATATCGAACTTCATTCCGCTCATGGTTACTTGCTTGATCAATTCTTGCAACCTGCTACGAACGAGAGAACCGATAAGTATGGCGGCAGTGTCGAAAACAGAGCTAGATTTTTATTAGAGTTGATAGATCAATTGATTACCATTGTTGGTGCCAACAAATTAGCTATCAGAATCTCACCTTGGGCTAAATTTCAAGGTATGAAGGCTGAACAAGATTCGACTCATCCTATTACTACATTTAGCTACGTTTTGCATGAATTACAAAAGAGAGCAGACAACGGTAACGAATTTGCTTATGTCTCTATTGTTGAGCCTAGAGTTCAAGGTAATGTTGACGTTGACAAATCCGAACAGAAGGGTGATAACACTTTTGTTGAACAAATTTGGAAGGGTATCATCTTGAAGAGTGGTAATTATACTTATGATGCTCCTCATTTCAACACTTTGCTTAACGATATTAGTGATAATCGTACGTTGGTCGGTTTTTCCAGATATTATACATCCAATCCCGATTTAGTCAAGAGATTGTATGAAGGTTGGGATTTGACGCCATATGATAGAGATACTTTCTACACTAACAATAACTGGCGTTATAATACTTGGACTAActataatgaaaaagatgaagTTAACAAAGATGcagaaattgaaagacTTGCACAAGCTATAGAAGGAATTAAAGTTAAATAGAACTATAGAGAATATCACGACATTTTAAAGTATACCAAGTTGATGTAGTGAACCACAATGTATTAGATCTAAAGGAATTTATTGTAGGTATAACTCTTTCGTGATTAAGATAACTATCAATGGGAAGAATGGAATGGAAACAATTCAGCTTATTTAGTAATACGATAAAACTCATGTATAATATTGGAAACGATAGGCAACAAGTATCCTTTCCAATGTCTTTGGACTGGgtaatcaaaaattttaatgaatcaactattcttcttttaaaAAAGAGTATATCCCTTTCTCTTCACTTAAtccatattttatatttatatgtCGCTTTATATccttatcttcttcattgaaCATCAGTATCTTTATTCGAACATAATTCGATATATAATCTAATAACTAAATAACTGATAATACAGAAACTACCATGGAAGTTCTGAACCATCATaactaataaattttcCATTATCATCGGTACTCAATTTATCGATTACACTAAGCAAGGACGAGGCACTAGTCTCTGGGTTGATAACTAATCCTTCGATTGCATCCTTAAGATGTGGTGCAGATTTAAGTATTCTGCTCTTACCATGATTTCCCATATCTGTTGAAACCATTCCTGGATGAACAGCTACCACAGTAAAACCCTGCTCTCGTAACTCGAAACTAATTTCTTTAGTAGTATAATTTAAGGCAGCCTTGGATTGACCATACGCAGAAACACTAGCATCAAAAAAGCCTCCAATCGAACCCACAAGACTggagatgaagataatcTGCTTGTCGTTCCCTTTTGCAAGAAGTGGATAGAATGCCTGATACAGAAATATACTTCCGAGAACATTTGTTTTCCAATGACTAGTCCAAAGTTCTTCATCAGTCTCTAAAACAGTCTTATAACTATCTGCAATAGCTGCATTAGAAATAAAGACATCAATTCCTTCAGCaatttttgcaacttcTCCTGCGGCATCTAAGTTACTCTGCTTCGAAGAAACATCTAATTTAACTACGTGAACATTAGAATTcgatttaattaatttgtttaattcaGTGGCGTCTTCTGGTTTTCTTGCGGTTGTAATCACCACGTTATTCTC
Proteins encoded:
- a CDS encoding DEHA2C04510p (similar to uniprot|P25377 Saccharomyces cerevisiae YCR105w ADH7 NADPH-dependent cinnamyl alcohol dehydrogenase or uniprot|Q04894 Saccharomyces cerevisiae YMR318c ADH6 NADPH-dependent cinnamyl alcohol dehydrogenase), which gives rise to MTVPQQFKGFGIDKAENWNKPQLVKYEANQVASHDVVLENICCGLCGSDIHTLKGAWSPLQRNDLVVGHEIIGKVIAVGKDVKDIKVGDRCGIGACSKSCMDCERCKTDNEQYCNKKVGTYNSEDFDTGYISQGGYSSHSIAHEQYVFPIPEALESAVAAPLMCAGLTVFSPLVRNLGEDAKGKTVGIIGIGGLGHLAIQFANALGANVVAFSRSSSKKDQALQMGAHDFIATGEQKNWNTSYANKFDFILNCASGIDGLNLNDYLSVLKVDAKFVSVGLPPVADTFEVSPFSFIGNACSFGSSLLGSKKEALYMLQLAAEKNIKPWIEEVPITAESCGTALTRCDEGDVRYRFVFTEFDKAFN
- a CDS encoding DEHA2C04532p (similar to uniprot|Q03558 Saccharomyces cerevisiae YHR179w OYE2 NADPH dehydrogenase or uniprot|P41816 Saccharomyces cerevisiae YPL171c OYE3), translating into MIGVQTSPLKNTDIFKPLKVGEHVLSNKVVYAPTTRLRALEDYTPSDLTLEYYNKRSRYPGSLLITEATLVSEQAGLYGTTPGIWNEKQVKEWKKIADKIHENGSFVSNQLWFQGRVGDPQLLRDHGLDLVAPSAIYPDDTSKEKAEAAGNPIRALTEKEIHEIIYDTYTNAAKNAIAAGFDYIELHAAHGYLLDQFLQPATNQRTDKYGGSIENRARFVLELVDHLTTVVGANKLAIRISPWAKFQGMKAEQDSTHPIITFSYLLHELQKRADNGNELAYVSVIEPRVNNNIDIDVSQQAGDNIFVGQIWKGIILKSGNYTYDAPHFNTLLNDISDNRTLVGFSRYYTSNPDLVKRLYEGWDLTPYDRDTFYTTNNWGYNTWNNYNENDEIDKNSEVNRKAKAIEEVKVK
- a CDS encoding DEHA2C04554p (similar to uniprot|Q03558 Saccharomyces cerevisiae YHR179w OYE2 NADPH dehydrogenase or uniprot|P41816 Saccharomyces cerevisiae YPL171c OYE3), producing the protein MSGVQIAALKDTDLFKPLKVGEHTLSNKVVYPPTTRLRALDDHTPSDLELEYYDKRSKYAGSLLITEATFVSEQAGLYSNVPGIWNEKHVKGWKEITDRIHENGSFISSQFWFLGRVGDPQLLKDRGLDFVAPSAIYPDDTTKEKAEAAGNPIRALTEKEIHDIIYDTYTNAAKNAIAAGFDYIELHAAHGYLLDQFLQPATNQRTDKYGGSIENRARFVLELVDHLITVVGANRLAIRISPWAKFQGMKAEQDSTHAVTTFSYLLHELQKRADNGNELAYVSIIEPRVSGIIDVEKSQQVGDNTFVGQIWKGIILKSGNYTYDAPHFKTLLHDISDNRTMVGFARYYTSNPDLVKRLYEGWDLTPYDRDTFYATNNWGYNTWNNYDEKAEITKDAEISRLAKAIEEIKAN
- a CDS encoding DEHA2C04576p (similar to uniprot|Q03558 Saccharomyces cerevisiae YHR179w OYE2 NADPH dehydrogenase or uniprot|P41816 Saccharomyces cerevisiae YPL171c OYE3), with amino-acid sequence MTATKISPLKETDLFKPIKVGQHTLTNKVTFAPTTRNRALKDHTPSDLELEYYDKRSKFPGSLLITEATFVSEQGGLYANVPGIWNDKHVNAWKRITDKVHQNGSFISCQFWFLGRVADPKLLKEHGLDLVSSSALYPNDDFKKKAETAGNPVRALTEQEIHDLIYDSYTKAAKNAMAAGFDYIELHSAHGYLLDQFLQPATNERTDKYGGSVENRARFLLELIDQLITIVGANKLAIRISPWAKFQGMKAEQDSTHPITTFSYVLHELQKRADNGNEFAYVSIVEPRVQGNVDVDKSEQKGDNTFVEQIWKGIILKSGNYTYDAPHFNTLLNDISDNRTLVGFSRYYTSNPDLVKRLYEGWDLTPYDRDTFYTNNNWRYNTWTNYNEKDEVNKDAEIERLAQAIEGIKVK
- a CDS encoding DEHA2C04598p (similar to uniprot|P36086 Saccharomyces cerevisiae YKL071w) — protein: MTKQTVYFITGGNRGIGFNLVKELSERENNVVITTARKPEDATELNKLIKSNSNVHVVKLDVSSKQSNLDAAGEVAKIAEGIDVFISNAAIADSYKTVLETDEELWTSHWKTNVLGSIFSYQAFYPLLAKGNDKQIIFISSLVGSIGGFFDASVSAYGQSKAALNYTTKEISFELREQGFTVVAVHPGMVSTDMGNHGKSRILKSAPHLKDAIEGLVINPETSASSLLSVIDKLSTDDNGKFISYDGSELPW